A single uncultured Acetobacterium sp. DNA region contains:
- a CDS encoding diguanylate cyclase, translating into MEPVAAIILLVVGLVTGMGILFVLLNNSNKNLKELKIKNSNIMELRDTFSNIEDSIITLKDENLKYMFVNEAAENYYHKPAKDIIGKDDLILGKDQFGENITLTDRQVIDSGEILNYEVKCKNRIYKVKKFPVKIKNDKIGIGAYIREVTDELKLLKKQEKVLFRNKILVNVLSKSFRNDQKQLDYVLHEALKLTESAFGYIYIYDEAKKEFTLNSWSKGVMERCHTGDQNSNDRLTESGLWSEAVRQRKPIIVNDYEAEITMKKGLPEGPEKLMNFMIVPLIVDDRVLAVAGFGNKKGDFDDNDIYEITVLINGVWSNMERRTFQEKLFKERSKYLQTLISIGDGVMVVDPDGKIEMLNKIAQHLTGWSMEAAEGRHYKEVFVLSHDDNVGEIIDPIEKVMVTDEIQELKNHALLTSKDGKVYHLEDSAAPIKDESGVTIGVVLVFRDVTEKKEQQKAIEYLSFHDALTGLYNRRFLEEELLRLDTVRNLPISIIMGDVNGLKLTNDIFGHAHGDIFLKKIAEVMKRICRSDDIIARWGGDEFVILLPQTTSQQASQIMNRIKIEFARDGIKVIKGNISLGCDVKTSIDQSIMACLESAEEKMYAAKILERDDFKSTTLDSIITTLQSDSPREEEHALRVSQWCHDLGVSMELPHVKIRRLKLAGYFHDIGKIVLDKELLDQASPFSEEEWTEIKKHPIMGYRILNAFDDTMSLADAVLHHHERWDGTGYPKGLKGQEIPFLARVVAVANCYDRLSQNSEQHTSAFDQNPQNQKKSLMDLKKLEGQLDPEITREFIKMIENPLA; encoded by the coding sequence GACCGGGATGGGAATACTCTTTGTTTTATTGAATAACAGCAATAAAAATCTAAAGGAGCTAAAAATCAAAAATAGTAACATCATGGAGCTCCGGGACACTTTTAGTAATATTGAAGACAGCATCATTACGCTAAAAGATGAAAACTTGAAATATATGTTTGTCAATGAAGCTGCCGAAAACTATTATCACAAGCCCGCCAAGGATATTATTGGGAAGGATGATTTAATTTTGGGCAAGGATCAGTTTGGTGAAAATATTACATTAACCGATCGACAGGTTATTGATAGCGGTGAAATTCTCAATTATGAGGTAAAATGTAAAAATCGGATCTATAAGGTAAAAAAATTCCCTGTGAAAATAAAAAACGATAAGATCGGGATAGGAGCCTATATCAGAGAAGTTACAGATGAACTAAAACTACTCAAAAAGCAGGAGAAAGTCCTGTTTCGAAACAAAATTCTGGTCAATGTATTGAGTAAAAGCTTCAGAAATGATCAGAAGCAGTTGGACTACGTCCTCCACGAGGCCCTTAAATTAACAGAGAGTGCCTTTGGTTATATCTACATCTATGACGAAGCAAAAAAAGAATTTACCCTTAACTCCTGGTCAAAAGGGGTAATGGAACGGTGCCATACTGGCGATCAGAATTCAAACGATCGATTGACAGAAAGCGGTCTGTGGAGTGAAGCCGTTCGCCAAAGAAAACCGATCATTGTTAATGATTATGAAGCTGAAATTACCATGAAAAAGGGGCTACCTGAGGGACCTGAAAAGCTGATGAATTTTATGATAGTGCCATTAATTGTCGATGATAGAGTATTGGCGGTGGCCGGTTTTGGCAATAAGAAGGGTGATTTTGATGATAATGATATTTATGAAATCACTGTTTTGATAAATGGGGTCTGGAGCAATATGGAACGACGGACCTTTCAAGAAAAACTGTTTAAAGAACGCAGTAAGTATTTGCAAACTTTGATTTCCATCGGAGATGGTGTTATGGTGGTTGATCCCGACGGAAAAATTGAAATGTTAAATAAGATCGCCCAACATTTGACCGGTTGGTCCATGGAAGCGGCAGAAGGTCGGCATTATAAAGAGGTTTTTGTGCTATCTCATGATGATAATGTCGGCGAAATTATCGATCCCATTGAAAAGGTTATGGTGACCGATGAGATTCAAGAGCTCAAAAACCATGCTCTGCTCACTTCTAAAGATGGTAAAGTTTACCATCTGGAAGACAGTGCGGCGCCGATCAAGGATGAAAGTGGCGTTACCATCGGGGTGGTGCTGGTTTTTAGAGATGTCACCGAAAAGAAGGAACAGCAAAAAGCGATTGAGTATCTCAGTTTTCATGATGCCTTGACCGGGTTATATAATCGACGCTTTTTAGAAGAAGAGTTACTGCGATTGGATACGGTCAGAAACCTGCCCATTTCAATTATTATGGGAGATGTTAATGGTCTGAAGTTAACCAATGACATTTTTGGCCATGCCCATGGGGATATTTTCCTCAAAAAAATAGCGGAGGTCATGAAAAGAATTTGTCGGTCAGACGATATTATTGCCCGCTGGGGCGGTGACGAGTTTGTGATTTTATTACCCCAAACAACCAGCCAGCAGGCAAGTCAGATTATGAACCGCATAAAAATTGAGTTTGCCAGAGATGGGATTAAAGTCATAAAAGGCAATATTTCGCTTGGTTGCGATGTAAAAACATCCATTGATCAAAGCATTATGGCGTGTCTGGAGTCGGCCGAAGAAAAAATGTATGCGGCCAAAATTCTGGAACGGGATGATTTTAAAAGCACTACCCTGGATTCCATTATCACCACCCTGCAAAGTGATAGTCCTCGGGAAGAGGAACATGCTCTCCGGGTGAGCCAATGGTGTCATGATTTAGGCGTGAGTATGGAGCTTCCCCACGTCAAAATAAGAAGGCTGAAACTGGCGGGCTATTTTCACGATATCGGTAAAATTGTCTTGGATAAAGAGTTGTTGGATCAAGCCAGTCCATTCAGTGAGGAAGAATGGACTGAAATAAAGAAGCATCCGATTATGGGATACCGCATTCTCAATGCTTTTGATGATACCATGTCGCTGGCTGATGCAGTGCTCCATCATCATGAGCGATGGGACGGAACCGGATATCCCAAAGGGCTTAAAGGTCAAGAAATTCCTTTTCTGGCACGAGTAGTGGCCGTTGCCAATTGTTATGATCGACTGAGTCAGAATTCGGAGCAACACACATCAGCATTTGATCAGAATCCACAGAATCAAAAGAAGTCATTGATGGATCTTAAAAAACTGGAAGGTCAGCTTGATCCCGAAATCACCCGGGAATTTATAAAAATGATCGAAAATCCACTAGCATAA